DNA from Cupriavidus taiwanensis:
ATGTCCTGGTAGAGCTTGAGCATGTCCTTGTACTCGTCGGCAGTCTTTTGAATGGAGAACCGCATCCGCAGCGCGTTCTCTGCAAACGCCACACGCTCGACGTCCATCTCCACGGTGTTGCCGTCCATACTCGACTGCAGGGGGACGCGATACATCAGATCCTCTTCCAGCGCGGGCTTGCTTGCCTCGATGTGTCGCGGCGAAGTCATGGTCATGCCCGCAAAATTCTGGCCACTGCCCATCACCCTATCCAACTCGGCGCTGAAGTCGATATCGCGCGCCTTGTAGTTCGGCGTATCCGCATTTGCAATATTTGCAGACAGCAGCTCGAACCTCCGTGTGCGAAGTCGCAGCGCTTGCTCATGAACGCTGTCTTCGCTACGCGCCCATTTTGCGACGTATGGCGTGTCCATCCTTACTCTCCAACTAGATCGGAACCCGCAGCGTATTGCAAAGGCAGTCGATCTTGCTTCGAGAGAAGCGACCTCTTTTCGTGAGTTTCCCATTACCGGCCCGCAATGTTCGCGCGCACACAGGTTGACGCGTCCGCGCGAAAGCCATGTCAATCCACATAACCCCGGTACGTTCCACCTTGTCGTCATCACGCGACGAAGTGACCCCACGTAATTACTTCGCAATCTGACCGTCATCTGCAGATTTCTATACTCGCCCCCACCAAATTAATTTCGGGTCTTAATGAGGAGAATCCATGAAGATTAGTCGCATTGCCGTCGCATCCCTCGGTCTGTTCGCTACAACCGCATTCGCTCAATCGAGCGTCACGCTGTATGGTGTGGCCGACGCGGGTATCGAGTATCTGAGCAACGTCCCATCGGCTTCGCCCGGTGGCTCGAACCAGGTTCGCATGACCTCCGGCAACATGTCGACGTCGCGTTGGGGCCTGCGTGGCGTCGAAGACCTTGGCGGCGGTCTGAAAGCCATCTTCGAATTGGAAAGCGGCATTTCGTTCGACACCGGCGCACAGAACAACAGCACCCGTCTTTTTGATCGTAGTGCCTTCGTAGGATTGGGTAGCAAATATGGTCAACTGACGTTGGGTCGTCAAACGACACCAATGTATGACACCACGCTGCAACTCGACCCGATGGGCTTCGCGCCGCGCTACTCGCTCTTCAAGATGGATGACGTCTTGGCGGGTCGCGCTGACAATGCTATCAAGTACCGTGGCATCTTCAGTGGCCTGACGGTCACCGGCCTCTACAGCTTTAGCCGCACCGGCGGCGGCGAAGTGCCGGGGAACTACAAGGTCGATCGAAACATGGGCGTATCGCTCATGTATGAAACCGGCGCCCTCGCTGTCGGCGCGGTGTACGACGAGATCCAGGGCAGCACCGTCGCCACGGCCGACCGCAAGGACCGCCGCGCTCTAATTGGCGCGAGCTACGCTTTCGGACCGGCTAAGGCATTTATTGGTTATCGCTGGTACAACGGCAATGTCGGTGCGCTGCCGACGAACGGTTCTAACATTTACTGGGCCGGCCTGCGCTATGGCCTGACGCCCGCACTGACGCTGACCGGCGCCGCCTACTACACGGACAGCCGCAATTCTGGCGCAGACCCGTTCCTGTTCGTTGCCTCGGCAGATTACGCTTTCTCGAAGCGTACCGATGTGTATATGAACGTCGGTTATGCACTGAACCGCGGCAACTCGCAGCTGGGCATGAACGGCTACAACTCGACGACCGGCAGCCCGACCAACGTTGTCCCTGGCAAGGATCAGACCGGCGTCGTCGTAGGCGTACGCCACAAGTTCTGAGCGAGCTCAAAAGAATCGACACTTTCTTGTTAATTCAAGAGAGTTTGTGCCTCCCAACCGGGAGGCATTTTTTTATGACAGGATCGTAATACGCGGGTAATTCAGTGGAGCAGGTCCGGTAGCTAGACTGTGAACACGGTGAGCGATTAGAGACTCACAAACATTGACTCCGGAGAGATTCCATGAAGACGATTCACACTGCCCTGATTGCTGCTGCCCTCACGATTGCTGCCGCCGGCTCCGCCATCGCTGCTACCCCTGATGGCCAGATCCACCGTCCCCGCGACCCCTACACCGACGGCGGACGCGCCGCAGTCAACGACATTTACGCCGGCGGTGCACGCATCGACAAGCGCGACGTGTTCACCGACGGCGCACGCCTCGGCCAGCGTGACGTATTTACCGACGGCTCGCGTATTGGGCCGCGTGATGTGTTCACCGATGGCGCACGCGGAATTTGACGCAAGCCGTCCCTGAAACTCAGACCGACCTCTGTGGGGGAGCCAGGCACCCGTCAGTTGCTTGGCTCTTGGTGCTCTTTCGCTTTATCCCGATGGCGAAAGCTTCCGAAGCTTGCCCTCCCCGGAGGGCAAGCTTTTTTTCCCTCCATCGGCGTCAATCCGGTGCCGTTCATGATGCGGTGGCGCGTGCTACAACTTCCCATCGCCTCGTGTATTGCTAAGCGGCAGAACCGACGCCAATGACG
Protein-coding regions in this window:
- the flgB gene encoding flagellar basal body rod protein FlgB — protein: MDTPYVAKWARSEDSVHEQALRLRTRRFELLSANIANADTPNYKARDIDFSAELDRVMGSGQNFAGMTMTSPRHIEASKPALEEDLMYRVPLQSSMDGNTVEMDVERVAFAENALRMRFSIQKTADEYKDMLKLYQDMRP
- a CDS encoding porin; the protein is MKISRIAVASLGLFATTAFAQSSVTLYGVADAGIEYLSNVPSASPGGSNQVRMTSGNMSTSRWGLRGVEDLGGGLKAIFELESGISFDTGAQNNSTRLFDRSAFVGLGSKYGQLTLGRQTTPMYDTTLQLDPMGFAPRYSLFKMDDVLAGRADNAIKYRGIFSGLTVTGLYSFSRTGGGEVPGNYKVDRNMGVSLMYETGALAVGAVYDEIQGSTVATADRKDRRALIGASYAFGPAKAFIGYRWYNGNVGALPTNGSNIYWAGLRYGLTPALTLTGAAYYTDSRNSGADPFLFVASADYAFSKRTDVYMNVGYALNRGNSQLGMNGYNSTTGSPTNVVPGKDQTGVVVGVRHKF